CGGGAAAAGCTCGGCCCCGCCTACCTGAGCTCGGAGCGCGCCGTGCATATTCCCGTCTCCGTTCTGGACGCGCTGGAAGGCGAGGCGAAAAAGCTCTATGGCGACGATTCCAGGATGGCGGCGCTGATCCGCCGCTTGCGCTATGAGCCCTTCCGGCAATTGATCGCGCCGCATTTCAAGGCCGCCATGCTGCTGGCCCAGCGGCAGAACAAGCCGCTCGCGCCCATTGCCTGCGTCGGCGACGAGGCGCTGGTCGATCCCGCCCGCTACGGCCCATTCTGCAAATCGCTGGTCCATGTGTTCCGCAACGCGGTGGATCACGGCATCGAGGATGCCGACACCCGCTTGCTGGCAGACAAAAGCGAAGTCGCCGCCATCCATTGCGAATTGACCCGCCTGCCCGGCGTGCTGCGGCTGACCATCGCCGACGACGGCCGCGGCCTGGACGCGGCGCAGCTGCGGGCCAGCGCCGCTCGCAAAAAGCTTCTGCCCGCGGAAGCGGCCGCCGCGCTGGACGACGCAGCCGCGTATCGATTGATCCTGCTGGATGGCTTCACCACCCGCCAGACAGCGGACGCGGTTTCCGGGCAGGGCGTGGGCCTGGCCGCGACGCATAAGGAGCTGCTCCGCCTGGGAGGCGAGCTGCGCATCGAATCCACCCCCGGCCAGGGCGCCGCCTTCGTCTTCACCCTGCCTTACTCTCCGCCTGAGCCCCTGGCCGAGCCCCCCGCGCCCAAGGCCGACGCCGCCTTGCTCACGCCGCTGGCGCAAGTCACCCAGGCCTTCTGCCGCGACCATCTCAAGCTGGAATTGGATCTGGAAGAGCGGGACGCCTCGCTGCAGACCGCCGAACTGCTGGACTTCACCGCCGTCGTGCCCCTGGGCAGCGGCATAAACGCCTTATTGGGCCTGTCCATGGAGCGGCCCTTGCTGCTGGACATGGCGCGGCGTTTCGAGCCCGATTGCCAGGAGGCCGACATCGCGCAGCTAGCCGACAGCGTCGGCGCGGAAATCGCCAATACCGTGGTCGGCAAAACCACGGTCTATCTCACCCACCTCTCCCGCCATGTGGCGATGGGCACGCCCGAGATCCTCATGCCGGACATGCGCGGCGAATGGCTGCGCCGGCACGCTTGCGTCGGCATTGCCGGCCGCGCGGACGCGGGCCGCTTCATCGTGCTGTGCGCGCACCCCCGCCCGGTTCCGGCAGCGGAATGAACGGGACAAGCGTAGGCAAGAAAAGAATCAGAAGTATTCCACGCCGGCCAAAGGCACGCCGTTGAGGCGCTGGCGGATGAACTCCCCGGCTTCCGCGGCCGGCACCGGGCGGCTGAGCAGATAGCCTTGCACCACATCGACATGGATGCTGGCCAGGAAAGTCAGCTGCTGCTCGGTCTCCACCCCCTCGGCCACCACGCGCAGGCCCATGCGGTGGGCAAGATAGGCGATGGTGTCGCATAAGGCGTTGTCGCGCTCGTCGCTGGAGATATTGCGGATGAAAGACTGGTCTATCTTCAGCGTGTCCACCGGGAAACGGGTGAGATAAGCCAAGGAGGAATGGCCAGTGCCGAAGTCGTCGATCGCGCAGTGGATGCCCATGTCGCGGAATTGGCGCAGCATCTGGATGGACTGCGGCGGCGACAGCATGGTGAAGGATTCGGTGATTTCCAGCTCAAGCGCCTCCGGCGCCACCCCGGTCTTGGCCAAGGTGTCGGCGATGAACTGGGTCAAGTCCACATCGGTGAACTGCGCCACGCTGAGGTTCACCGACATCCGGATATCGCCCAAACCCTGCTGCTGCCAACTTTTCAGCTGCCGGCAAGCCTCCTGCAGCACCCAGCGGCCCAGCGGCAGGATCAGGCCGGACTGCTCCGCCACCGGGATGAAGCTGGCCGGCGAAATCATGCCGCGCTCGGGGTGCGGCCAGCGCGCCAGCGCCTCCACCCCCACCACCCGGCCGGTGTTCAGCTCCACCTGCGGCTGGTAGTAAAGCACCAGTTGGCTATGGTCTATGGCTTGGCGCAAGGCCTTTTCCAGCTCGATCCGCTCCCGCATCCGCTCCACCAGGCCGGTCTCGAAAGCGTAATAGCGATGCACCACTTGCTGCTTGGCATGGTAAAGCGCCATATCGGCGTTGCGCAGCAATTCGCTGCCGCTCTTCCCATGCTGCGGGCACAAGCTCACCCCCACGCTGGCCGAGATATGCAAGGTCATCTCGTCGATATTGTAGGGCGCGGCCACCACTTCCAGCATGCGCTCGGCCATGGCTTCGGCATGGGCGGTGTCAGCCACGTCATTGAGCAGCAGCACGAACTCCACGCCGCCATGCCGCGCCACCATACCGTTGCCGTTCACCAGCCGCTGCAGCCGGGCCGCCAGCTCCCGCAGCAGCAAGTCGCCCACCCGATTGCCATAGACATCGTTGATGAATTTGAAATCCTCCAGCTCCAGCAGCAACACGGCGAAGGCATGGTTGCCCACCTTTTGGCAAACCTGCGACAGCGTGTCCAGCTTTTCCATCAAGCCGCTCTGGTTGACCAGCCCGGTCAGGGAATCGAAATACGCCAGCCGGTTGATGCGCTCCTGCGCCGCCACCCGCGAAGAGATGTCGATATAGCTGACTCGCAGCAAATGGCTGGTTTCGCTCGGCAAGCGGCTCAAGCGCACCTCGCAGGGCACCCGGCGGCCATCGGGCCGGATGATCACGCGCTCAAACAGCTGCACCTCGCCCTGCATCGCCCTATCGGCATGCATGCGCACGCTCTCGGTGGTGGGCAGGCCGTCCGGCTGTTGCTCGTCGTACAGGGAAATGGGGGAAAGACCCGTCAATTCGGCTATCGTGCGCCCGGTCAACAGCTCGGCTTGTTGATTGGCGTCGACGAAAACGCCGCGATCGCGGTCGAACACCATGATGGCTTCCGGCGCTTGCTCGATCAGGGCGCGGAAACGCTGCTCGCTGACGCGCAGGGATTCGGTCTTCTCCTCCACCAGCTTGCTCAGCCGCTTCTTCAGCCGCGCCAGATCCAGATGGGTATTGACGCGCGCCAGCAGTTCGCTGCGTTCGAAAGGCTTGCCGATGAAATCCACCGCGCCGGCGGCAAAGCCCTCCACCTTGGTGTCGGTATCGGCGATGGAGCTGAGAAACAGAATGGGGATATCGCGGGTGCGCGGGTTCATTTTCAGCTCGCGGCATACCGCCAGCCCATCCATGTCCGGCAGGCTGAAGTCCAGCAAAATCAAATCTGGCGACTTTTGAGAGACGAGCGACAGCGCCTCGGCGCCGCTCTGCGCCGAGCTGACTTGATAGCCCTCGGTTGACAGCAAGGCCAGCAGCATCATCAGCGTGGTCAGGGTGTCATCCACCACCAATATGTCGCCCGGCATCGGCATGCACTCGCCCCCATCGGCATTGCGGCTATCTCCAGTCTAGCCGGTTTTAATCGCTTCGCGAAAACACTGATTGTCTACACTGCAACATAAATCGAGACAGGATCGGGGCGGGTCTATGAAACTGACTGTGGGCAAGAACATGGCCTTGCTGGTGGCCACCGCGCTGCTGGGTCTCTCCATGCTGACGGCGCTGGAACAGTATCTGTTGGAGAAGGTTTACGACGGCGCCAATTACGCCAATATCAATGCCGTTCCCAGCCTCAAGGCGCTCGGCGATCTGCGCCGCGCCTTCCAGGAAGTCAGCATCCAGACCAGCCGGCTGGTTTACGCCGGCGACAAGAGCGAGCAGAACAAGGTAGAAACCAAGCTGGAGCGCGCCCGCGCCGACGTCAGCCAAGCGATACGCGCCTATGAAGTCGACGGCTGCGCCGGCGTCAGCTGCTTTGCCGATGAGACCGACCGCGCCGACCTGGAAAGGGAAAAACCGGTTTGGGCTCAATACCAGTCCAAGCTGGATCTGATGCTGGCCGTCATAGAAGACAAGGAGTCCAACCAAGCCAAGAGCCGGGACCTGGTGCTGGCCATGGATCCCATCTCGGATCAACTGCAAAAGCTGATCGACGAGCACGTCGATTACAATATGGTGATCGCCCGAAAGTTCTCCGACGAGGCGGCGCTCACCAAGCGCGGCGCCATCCAGCTGACGCTGATCATCAGCGCGGCCATGCTGCTGGCCATCGGCCTGCTGGGCTGGCTGACCAGCCGCTCCATACTCAGCCGGCTGGGCGGCGAGCCGACCGAGGCCGCCGACATCGCCTCCCGTCTGGCCGAAGGCGACCTCGACGTCAACATCCAACTGCGCGCCGGCGACGACAGCAGCCTGATGGCCCGCTTGCAGGAGTTGGTCGGCGCGCTGGACACGCTGGCCAGCCGCGCCTACGCCATAGGCCAGGGCGACCTGAGCCAGGAAGTGCGGCTGGCGTCGAACAAGGACAAGCTCGGCATCGCCATCAACGACATGATCAGAATGCTGCGCGGCGCCCGCGTCGAAGACGAGCGCCGCAATTGGCTGAAAGACGGTTACGGCCAGATTTCGGCGGCGCTGACCGGCGACCTCACCACCGAACAGCTGGCCGACGCC
The Chromobacterium sp. IIBBL 290-4 DNA segment above includes these coding regions:
- a CDS encoding bifunctional diguanylate cyclase/phosphodiesterase — translated: MPMPGDILVVDDTLTTLMMLLALLSTEGYQVSSAQSGAEALSLVSQKSPDLILLDFSLPDMDGLAVCRELKMNPRTRDIPILFLSSIADTDTKVEGFAAGAVDFIGKPFERSELLARVNTHLDLARLKKRLSKLVEEKTESLRVSEQRFRALIEQAPEAIMVFDRDRGVFVDANQQAELLTGRTIAELTGLSPISLYDEQQPDGLPTTESVRMHADRAMQGEVQLFERVIIRPDGRRVPCEVRLSRLPSETSHLLRVSYIDISSRVAAQERINRLAYFDSLTGLVNQSGLMEKLDTLSQVCQKVGNHAFAVLLLELEDFKFINDVYGNRVGDLLLRELAARLQRLVNGNGMVARHGGVEFVLLLNDVADTAHAEAMAERMLEVVAAPYNIDEMTLHISASVGVSLCPQHGKSGSELLRNADMALYHAKQQVVHRYYAFETGLVERMRERIELEKALRQAIDHSQLVLYYQPQVELNTGRVVGVEALARWPHPERGMISPASFIPVAEQSGLILPLGRWVLQEACRQLKSWQQQGLGDIRMSVNLSVAQFTDVDLTQFIADTLAKTGVAPEALELEITESFTMLSPPQSIQMLRQFRDMGIHCAIDDFGTGHSSLAYLTRFPVDTLKIDQSFIRNISSDERDNALCDTIAYLAHRMGLRVVAEGVETEQQLTFLASIHVDVVQGYLLSRPVPAAEAGEFIRQRLNGVPLAGVEYF